CCTATCCGATAACCAGATGGAGAAATATGTCTGTTTTGATCACATGCTTCGGTTGTTCACTTAATGTATGCTACTGTATATATTAAAGGGGGGATGCACTTATTCAATGAAAGACGATTAGATATACGTATGTGTATGTGGGGATCGACACTGACAAAACTCAATGTCTCTGATACTACAAAGATCCACTCTCAATTTTAAATATGCACACTTTTGATATTGTTGATACTAGTCAGACATTTCAGCCAATTGCAATTTttagaaaatgcaaaatactgTCTGATCCGCCATATTTGATCCGATCGGTGGAAAGTCTGGTTTTAAGTATCTTGTCTTTCTGTTCATCTCCCCCACGCATTATTATTCTACACAATAAAAAAGTTGATGGAGAGCTCACCTTCCTAAGCTTGTCCTTGCCTCCTCCTGCCTGGATGGCCTCCATTAGGTTACTGTGCAGACAAGTCTCTTTCTCAACAGATCGACACACTACTGGCTTAAACTTTTTAACTGGTCCGAACACGTTCCCAGGTGGAGCTCCAGGGAGGACACCACTGTCTGACATACTACGTGAAGATCCAGGGAGAACACTGTTTTCTGACATACTTCGTGAAGGTTCTGGCATTGCTTGCTTTGTCTTGGGCTTGGCAGTTGATTGTTGATAAGAGCTGATTGATGGGCTGGGGCTTCCACACCGATTAGCCTTACCATCTCGAGTATCGTGTTCAGTTAAAGATATTTGAGTGGGAGCACTTGACTGAAAGTGTTTAATTCTGTCTGATACTGGTCCTAGTGAACGTGAGCTTCCGTTGATGGATTCATGATTTCCTTCCTTGTCTTCTCTAACTTCTCTCTGGCTTTCTGACACAAATCCAGGGAAGCTCATAGACCTCGCAGGAAAAGTATGGCAAAGACTAGTGTTATTTAACTTATTATCTGTCAATGATATCTTGGAGGACTGGCGTGGATTGACTTGTATGGAGTGGCCCAGTGAATGGAAGGCAACATTTTGCGTTGAAGAAGAAGACTGGGAAGGAGCAGACGCAATGTTGGGCTTTTTTGATGTCCTTGGGGCGTATTTATTGATGGCAGATGCCACATACTGGCTGGAAGTACGTCTGGCTGGTTTGAGGAAGGCAGGAACGTCTGAACGGAGTGTTGGTTGTGGTTGCTTAATTCTTTCATATACTGAAACATCTTTACCCATTTTTGCTTGTGGCTCATTTGCACTATTCATCGCAGCGCTGACTGCAGTATTCAtaattgtgtgttgtgttttcaaGACTTCTCGTCTGTCTGTGTTCATTGGAGTTACGGCATTGCGagtatttttaatgttttcaaagCTCCCCTTGGCCTTGTCAGTCACACCTGAGCTACAAGGAAGAGCACGTTCTTGTCTTTCACTACAGCTCCAAAAGGCTTTGGCTTTTTCGACAAGTGGACACTCCTCACTTCTGGTAATTCCTGATTCTGCTGCATCAACTACTCGGTTGTGGTGATCAAACGATTTCATAATATTTCCTTGCTCATCAATTTTAATAGCACTAGCAGTTGATTTGGCAGACGCATTTTGCGTTCCACCTTGCATGACAGAAGGCTTGGGAGGAACAACAGTGAATGTTTTCATACCAAATCGAGAGGTGGGGTTGCAAGTGACTTTCCTAGGCAACGTATTTGAGCTGGAGTTATTTTGGTGAACACTGTTCGTATCTACTTTTTCTGTGGACAATGACCTCTGGATGGCTCGGGGCAGGACAACACCGTCCTCGTGTAAACGATGAGTGTTACTCTTTGTGACGATATCAGATCTGTGAGTTATCGTGCTTTTGCTGTGTTCCGGGGAATTGCAAGGTTTCACTGTTGACAGTCTTTGCGTATCGTCTTTCAGatcttcatttttcttttcctttgtaTACCCACTTGACCTATTTCCCAGTGGGATGCTATGCTGATCAAGATTAGCATTCTGAATACTACTTTTTGTAGTGGAAGCAGCTGTGTAagcattattgtttttgttgcgcCACTCTGAAGTACTCTCTGAATCTGtgataaaatagaaaaagaatgaTTAACTTATGACAGATCCCGAAGGAAGCTCCCactctgtttttgttgttgtatgcACACGCCCACACGAGCACGCAGTACAGGAGGGAATaaaggttttatttatttctatttcaacattttgtttcaagTAAACCCATAAAAAAACTAGGTGAACATAACTTGCTTCTTGGGTTAGAATGGTTAATTGTATTTCCAATAATTTCAATGGTAGAAAtgacttaccgtaattttcggactataagtcgcggttttttttcatagtttgggtgggggggcgacttatactcaggagcgacttatatacatatatatgggtttttttcacttttttgggcattttatggctggtgcgacttatactccggtgcgacttatagtccgaaaattacggtacatttgTTTAACAGTCTTGGTGTAAGTTAATTTTGTGGACCAAGGTTCCAGTTCTAACAGTTTAGCTCTAAATAGAAGTTAATAAATCCAGCCGAGACCAAACAGTGCAGTATCTTGGCTATTAATTTGTCTTACCGTTACGATCCGTTAACTTCATCCCAGCAAGTACTGTTGCCTTTTTGTCTTCGACAAGAGGTTTATAGTCTTCCAGTATTTCATCTATGGCAGTGACCGGGACATTCATGTCCACCACAGGCACATCATGAATCACTGTTGAAATGTGattattgtttttggaaaagaGTCATTGTTTAAAAGAGGACAAAAACATACAACTGCTTGGGAACATTTAATATCATCTCCTGCAATTTGACAATTCTAAAATATGGATGACTCACTGAAGTAGGGTGAACTGCGTATTATGTATTTATCAATATTTTATCACTCTAgacagactaaaaaaaacacacatttaagTAAATGATCTGAAAACACAGTTTCCTAATAGTaagaaaatcatattttaagCAAGTTAGATTGTTAAACGGTACAGTAACACATTACACCGTAGGTTTGTTTCCTCACCTGAAAGGTCTGCTTCCAGGCTCATCTGATGGAGCCATTTGTATTTCTCTTCAAAGGTATTTATATTCCTTGACTTTGCCTGGAGGTTGCTTTGACTGCAACTGAGGACcgtacacaaaaataaaactcagtAGACATCAACACACAGATATTGGACAGTATTCTTgcatgcagaaaaaaagatgagggCAAGCAGACAGCTATAATAGGCATACAGGGTTGTTGCTCTTAACAGTTTGATGAATTTGATTATTGCCATATATCAAGAACCTTTTGTGCAATTCAGATATCCATCGCTTTGAGGGTTAAAAAGACGATTCTTACGAGGTACAGTACTAGCAATTCAACCGCAACAAGACACCCAAATCAAATAGAATTCGTCTTCAAAGAAACTTGGGAGGGCTTGTCTTCTTAATAACCctgatcaaaacaaaagtttgcTTTCCTGGAAGGCACATCAGACACAAGTATCAGGGCCAGGgttcataaaatatttttgtgtgagATCAGTGATCCTAAATTCTCATTCTGGGCACATCCCCAcatacattttattccatcaaAGTTATATGAGACAGTATTCACTTTTTAGCTAGGCCTTTGATGAAGGACGGAAAACCACAACAATGCCATGCAAATTTGGGTACCAAACTACAGACAAGGTGATAACtgaaaagagcaaaaagaaaacaacgcTGGGGGACGATTAATCAATGGAGGTCATTTAATCACACGCAGGTCTTCACTCTGCATGGACATATATAGTAAATGCTGCAACCACGCATGCGCCAGAACAACACCAATAACAGGACATCTGCTTCGAGAAGATCAGCTGGTATTTATAGCCACCATATCAATATTTGAGTGCACTGGGAGTGTCATGCTTGGTGACTTACAACATTGCGCAAGCCCtttgaaaaagagaaacaagCGCAGGGCTCCCACTAATTTCAACTATAATCTGTAATGAGTTGGATTTTTgaccatttgtttttatttatttagatgcAAAACACTTATTTATGTGAAACAGTCTGCCGCGCAAAAAAGGGTTAAGGACAATAAACATCTAACAACTTTTTAGAGGGCAGCACTTGGTCAGATGAAAAACAAGGTGAGTGTGAACACCATGCGTACATGAACAAATGAGTGGATCCTTTATcttgtttgattattttttttgtttggccaaaaaaaatcaaatagtgAACACAGTGCACCTTGAGACACAATTCATACAATACAAGTCAACATCATTACTCTAGTGTTGCCGATAAAAACTGACAAACCTAATTCCCTTCAACTCCACTGATCAATCACACtttcaaaaacagtatttCCTGACTTATTTACCTGTTATTTGATCCCCAGGTGGTACATCCTTCATCACTGTCGCTGGAAATGTCTCGGACAGGCAATCGCTCTCTTTTGCCTACAGAACTTCTCTCCAAATACAAATTCCTATCTGCGGATGTGTGATGGATGTCACATGGGGAGCTCACCAGGGCTGACCGCTCACCATCTACCATTCCCTCAGAAGCGGCATAACCTTGATCTGGTAGACTGCTGTCAATGCTGCTATTTCCCAGGGACAAAGTTTCAGGGGCCTGGACATTGGCTCCAATGCAGTTCATAGAATGGAGCCAAGCTGAAAGACAATGAGAGATGTCAGGATGCACTGTTAGCAATAAGTAttgtaatttcttcagattgacacactttttttcagaataaaaAAGACCATGCTAAATTGAGTGGGGTATTAGACAGattatggggaaaaaaaaatatctgttgTTGACATACATTTACCGTTACTTAGGGGTTGTGAAAAGTACTTTCATTTTGATGATTATGATATTTAATGTCTAAGTCAATGAACTCTGAACACAAGAAATCCCAATCTATCAAATTACTATGCagttaataattcattttttgagCGTGAATACCATCAAATCAGgtgacagtttaaaaaaaaatgcttttgaaaggGAATTTCGGGGTATAATGTGTATAATATTCAAGTGTGTGTTATTCTCAAGAAAGTCACTTCCAAATAAGTCTATGAAAAACAGTCTATGAATAGGCTGGTGAGTGCACTAGAAAGGACATTTGTGGGGTTTGATCAGCAACactaaaattgatggatggacattCTTGCAGCGCTGACGGCAAAAACAAGAGTTGTTAGAACAGAAACACAAGATGCAGCTTCACCATCTTTCACAGGCGAACAGAGGAAGTATTTGCTACGGTAGTTTCAATTTTCATTCTgacaccacaaacacacaaaccagAAAACACGAGCCAAAGATACATATAAAGGCCGGAGCGCAACCAACTTGTGGCTTTATAAAACAACTTGAATGATGTTTAGAAAGGGAGACAGTAAACAAATCCTTTTAATTACTTTTCTTTCATAAACAGGACTGTTTTTGGTTTCATGGGAGTACACGATCGCTTCATTCCCTCTCCTCTCTTCAAAACAGTTTAGTCACTTCAGTGGATTTGGGAGAAGATTCTTAGTGAGCCACTAACTGAACTTCTCAATGAACAAAATATTGTGCCATTGATGCACAATAGTGAAAGCTCAATGCTTTTGTGTAATATTACTGCACCAGTGTCTGTGCACATATATTTCAGCTGGTCCGTTTATGATGTGATGCTGAGTCACAATACTATCTATTTTCCCAACTCATTCCCAATAACAGCTTAGTCATGCCGGCTACAACCACAACCACTGCACTCATGCATGCACATGCAGTTGTGAACACCTTCAGTGTCACAGAGTTGGTCCGCCAACAAACACAATCACATCCACAATTCCACACAAACAGTCAAATCTCTATCGTGACCTTCTGTGACTCACTTCATGagcaaataattattttagtaTGTACTTTAGGTTGCAGTCAATGCAATTTAGTCGTACTGTGTAATGCAAACATCTATGGTTCATACACATATTGTAATTCCAGGCACGTTTGCTTGAACACACAAATCATCTTAATCACTACAAAACACAGATTAAACATTAGGATTCAATGCAACAAGACTTTGACTTAACTGAAAAACAACTTGGTTTATGCATAACCAACTTCCACATTTGGCAAAACAGCTGCATGGGTAAATGACGGAACCCGATAGCGGGGGACCGGGGCACAAAATGTCTTGCAGAGCTACCAAAGATGACTGTATCTCATGTTTAGGCTTAGctgatgtatatatatttgtagaCATGAATGAATAATGCCAGTCATAAGAGAATGTTGCATCCCCCAATCTTTGCCCCAGAATCAATAGGCCAAAGATAAGATGATTAAACAATTGATCTTTAGATATCATGTGACCAAACTATTGGCCGAGAAGTATTATATTGCCTTGCTATAGCGCCATCTCCACATCACTCATCAATCACTTTTGTAAGTGATACACCCTTGGTTTCCAGGTTGAGCTCATCTATCATGGTACAACCTCATCCAGTACTTTGCGCCCATTTTTAATCTGAGCAAAGAATTCCCACATAATCAATAGTAACCAGATGTAGAGGATCAAACTAATGTCAAAAACAAGAACTGCACACATATCCATTTGGTTCTGTTTGAGAGCTAGTAAAGAATATCACATTGTACATATGAAAAATGTGATTGTGACAGAAAGTTTCTTCAAAGAATAATAAAGGAAATGCAAAGAGGATagacaaaaaaagtggatgacAAAAGGGTCAGAGAAAGATTTCAAGGGTCCTTAGAGCGCAGGCGTACAGGACCACAGCAGTACACTAAAAAAAGGGTGTAGGGGAGGGGGTAAAGAAAAGAGCAGAAAAGACAATAAGATGAATGACAGGAATGGAACTTGGTTCAGGGTAAAATTTACAAACGCAAAAAGACAGTACAACAAAGAACCAACTAAGAAAACAGAACAACAGGTCAAACTGCTTTAGTGTAAccgtaaaatatatttcagagTTCAATTTACCAATTTACATAAGACAAGTCTACAAATAGATTTGATTTTGGGCTCACATTCACACTATGGCAGCAGAGAATGAACCCGGAGTGAACAAGGTGTTTGTTCAATAGTCTGTCACAAGAGTCTTACTTTGTGGATCAGATCAATGACGTCAGATCAACAAATAGTGCAAATTATGACATGATAGTGAAACAGCAATTTTGCATAAAAAATTACAACTATTGACTCATCTCGAGTGTTCTGGGGGAAAATTAGAAATAAGGCAAAAAGAGAGCATATGGCACCTACACTGGGAagcatcttcttcttcttccatgGTGCGCTGTGAGGCACTGCTTTCTGTAGGTTCAAGTGAAGGGGTGGCTAAGGTAGGGTTCTCCCAGGCTGGTGAACGACGGGGCTTGGGTGGCGCTGGGTAACCAGTTGTTCCTGGAAGGTAATGGCATGCAATCACTGCACTAGTAAAAAGAAATGACGCACATGTCCAACCCACAAACCTCCACAATGCTCAAAAGAAAGGAGTACTGtacatttcttttgaaatgtagACTTCATTGCTGTGTACTGACAATAATACAACAATGAAATATTGTGGTTAAAAAATTACGTGTGTATAAATTGACAAATCAAATTTGCAATCAACGGCCCGCATTTGTGGGAATATTGTGCAGTCAGTGTAGTgtttaaatgacattaaataattaaataaaaaaactaggCTATCCTAAAatatttcatgtatttttcttttaaatgtacatTGGTTGACAGCAGAATTACACTTTATTTAAACAAGAattatccatctatccattggTCCGTCTAACAAACTaactttttatatatatatatatatcctttttattttcaccctCTTGTCAAACATCTCTTTGAAGCCCCTTCAGATTTGATTCTACCTCTCTCGTATTTATCTTGCTACCTAAGCCTTCCCATGCCCCAATCCATGAACTGCCTCGTTCTCACCTTCCTCACCCCTTTTCTAAGGTCTACAACTCTATCATCTCTGCCTCTTGTGACACATGACATCCCTCTGCTGCAGTCTCACTCTGCTATGAAAAAGACCCGATCAATAGAGGGCTAGCTGAGGTTCAAGTAGATCCCATTTAAATCTGTGATGGAtgtgttttgtctttgcaaCTGCCAGCTTTGAAACACTAAGTGAGCGACTACTGCATATGGGAGGGTAAggcaaagagaagaaaaagtggGATGAAAAGAAAGGACTGATAAGTGAGGGCAGGAATTAAAGGATTATAGTGTTTAGAAAAATAGGATAAAACTAGCTCCACTACTAAAATGAGCGTGAGCCAATCTTTGGCCAGATTACCATTATTACAGTTTTAAATACCGGTACGGTGCAAAAACTAGGAACGGCACCGTTTTACCGTTTTATTATCTCGGAAAAACATGCTATAAACTTCAGGCACCTTCAAACTTGAGCAACACAAGAGTGTTTATCTTCAATGCCCCTGATATAAGAGCTAATTCTTtgaaaatactgtaaatgtttccaaagatgaagcaaaaattgaaattaaatcaCAAATATCATGGTAGAATTATTCCCAGGATGACCATAACAAGGATTATCATCAAAGTTTTatcacaaagcaaaagaagtCTGACTTCATGTCACTACCTTTGGACTATAGCTTTAAAAGAACAAGATGCTTGTTTTATTAAAACGTTAGtccagtaaaataaaaatgaccagAGTAATCATTATCTAAAGCTAAATTTAAAGCGTGACCAAATAAAATTGCACGTCCAAGCTGGCTATTGTTATGCTGTGCTCATATTTACCCATTGTGCTGTCTCTGTTCTTCTCAACTTCATCCGGTGTAAGGTTCAGGACCGATTCACGCTCTGTCCTGGAAATCCTGCTCAAAGCAGGCCCACTTTCCAGTTTACCCATCCCACTGCTAACCTCATCTAACTGCTTAATTTTGGTAGTAGGTCTTTTTGTGAAGGGTTTGTTATGCACTGATCCGCTTGCATTACTGCTGGTGAGGGAGCTATAATGGGAAACTGAATCATCTGTGTCAAGATCGGAGTCAAGGCTATGGCTGAGTTCAGAGCTAGAGTCCTGAAGAACCTGGCTGTCAGCAGTGCTACTGCTTGGCGTTGGGGAGGTGCTGCTAAGCGCAAGAGTAGGAAGAGATGGAGGTTGAACATCGATCTTTGGGGATTGGGGCTTCCCTGTTCTTTTtacagaggaggaagagattGTGGTTGACTCTGATATCTTTGTGCGGAAGCCTGGAGAATGTTTTTCACTTGCTTGGCTATCAGGGGTGGGAGTAGCAGAAGGAGATGCATCATAAGAGGTGATGGAATCCAGGCTCGAAGGGGGGGCTGGAGCCCTTCGTTTCCTCTGCTGGCTTTCTGACACAGAGCCCATCTGATGGAAAACAGTGATAAAAGCGCAATCaggttaaaataaatgtaggtGTACCTCAAAGGGCTGGTCAAgcttctattaaaaaaaaatatccctaTCAAGtacatttggaaaacaaaaatgtaaaacttTCATTCTAaattatgtatatattttccaggcaatgttttaattaactTTTTGAGTCATACAAGTATAAGCAGAAGTAAACCAGTTATTGTTCAGGTTGCACCAAGAGGTGTACATACTACAAGACTAActttttgtgcgtgcgtgcgtgtgcatccgtgcgtgtgtgtacagcCATAAATCAGTGTGTGAAATTGCACCGTCAAGAGTGAACTATCAAGTAATTAAACCCAAGTGGAGTTTTGGCAAGCATCTGAGTATTCAATTCTCAATGCCGACATTCCTCTTAAATTTCCCAACAACAATCATTATGATGTCTGTcagtaatacaattaattagATGAAGAACTTTTTTGCATCACTATCATTCATTCTACAACTGTGACATAACATATTTATGGTGGGAGACATAGAGGATGGCTGATATGCAATGCACTCCTGCTAAATGAGAATGTTTTATCCATTGGTCACCGTCGGGGTGAATTGACGGGCCACTGATAGATGGCATAATCATGTTAAAGTGTGCAAACAAAGTATGAGCATTGAAAGTTCTTGCTTGTGTAATCTAGCTAATAAATCACAAACAAGGACCAATGTTATGAAAGCAAAAAGGTAAAATCAGGTGACATGCAACCGGGGCATAACACTCTGTTCATACTTGCTTTGTAAATCAAAGCTGCAGGGGGGTAGCAAAGACGGGGGAGAATCACTGAGCTGAAAGACTGCTTGGTCTTCATGAAGTCAATTACCTACGAAACAATGTAAAGGACTACGGGCAGGTTTGAACAGTTTAGAAGGTCTTTCTAAGGAAAGCCAATTACTTCTGAATTCAACTCTTCAATGCAGAAGACTGACAACATGCCTGGATCTGCATGTAATGTTTCATCATGCAGCAGGACAAGATGGGGAAGATGGATGTGAGACATGGTTTTTGAACTGAACGAACTCACTGCATGGCATACTATGTAAATCAAAATGCCCCGCAACTGGTCGTCTTTCTCCCTTCATGGTCCCCCCCACTCCTCTGCCTCACTTGCATTCATACACACATGAATACTGTCACATACGTACCAGCGAATGTGGGTCAAAGTTGAAGCCGAAATGGATGACTGACtatcaaatgaagacaaatgtgCGTATGTAAGTGCGCgcatgtgcatgtttgtgaatGTTCCCTGCAGAGCGTAACATAAGCCAATAAAACGTAGGCATGCAACACTGCTCTAAGCTTGTGACTTCAACTTTTATCACATCTGAGGTCGCAAGATAAAAATTGCAGAAACACTCCAAAATGAGTTTACACCTCATTTGCATGTTGCCCCCTTCCGAACATATGTGATGGCCTTTATTGAACCGTaactgaaaaacaacacatgagAACATGGgtggtttgaaaaagaaactgTGCCTATATGCAAAAGCGATTAGAGGGCCCTGGCAGGACAGTTTGGCGTGTCTATTAAATGTTCCACTCTATGGTTTGAGAGGCAAAGGGCCTCATGTTGAAGCATGTTGATCAGATAGGACCACCCACCGAGCCTTCAACCTGGTGGCGTGACCATACATCACTTGTTTTGAGGCACTCTTGATGGGTGAGGGGCTTTGTGAGGGCAACATGACAACGCTtatatgaaatgaaatggagTATGTGCATGTATGACAGGCTTACAGTGTAAGCCTACATACATCACACATAATATAGGCCACATCCGCTCAGTTTACAGATGCAAAAATGAAGCgcacaaagaaaagaacaCTATTTACTGTGAAGCTTGGTTATGTTCTGAGGCTGCTTTGTGGAATTTTTATAGCCGGTGAAGGGTGCAATGACATCTAAAGACTGTCAAGGAATTCTGGCGCAACATGTGCCTCTCAGTGTCAACACAGCACACAGGTCGATGGTAGTCAAAGAGGATATCGACCCACAACAGCTAAAACACCAAAAGCACAAAACGCTGGACTACCCTACCCTTTTTCTGTTTCCTGATTCAGTAGTATATCAAAATATGTATCTGTGTAAGCAGCAGAGGGCAAACGTAAGTAAACAGGTAAGGAAAGAAGTAGAATCCTGAGTGGCTTAGGTAGACCTCAAAATTGAACGAAAACTCTacgaaaaaatatcaaaatggtTGTGCAGCTTACAGTACAGCACCTAATACTCTAGGGGTAACATGATGGTATATGTAGGCTTAGGGTAGtccttctcaaatagtggggcTACACAATTCCACTAGAAACATATTGCAAGTCTTAGATATGCATATTAAATGGGGAGATATCACATTATCAATACTTTGTCAATATATTGTGCAGCCTTATATCAAAACACtaaagaaatgtaaaaaataaaaataaaattgcagcgagcaaataaagaaaacgTCAAAAGCAGGATCACTGTtgtacaagaagaaaaaaatctacatCTGGGGATTGAGTCAGAGCTGAGCATTAATGGAGATTAAAGATAAATGCTCTTCAAGACAATTATTGAACTGACTGATGGTTATGAAAAACAATcctccctctgctgtccaaGATTTATTTCTCCACAGAGACATCAGGAAGGAAGAGAGCCACCGCAATCAAACAAGGAGCCGCAAGACAAGCACAAAAATTGCATGCAGAAAACCAAATGTGTAGCACACAgggaattaaaatgtatacatacgtacatacttTTGGGCCATTCTTTACAGCCTGCCCCGAATCAAAGTACATGAGATTTCAATGTGCCATTGTCTTGTCTATAGGTTAATTTGCCTTTAGCATGTCTGATCAACTGTAGTAAAAGAAAGCTAGCCTTTTAAAGCAGATCAGCActcaaaagttaaaaaaaaaaattcaaacaacaTTGCTTGGAATGGATTATGTATTAAGTGCGGATGATAGTTTAGGTTTCTATTTTGTACAATGTACTTGCACAAATGTCTACTCTTgcatgccattttttttccatgtataaggGTAAAGTATTGCTGCTGATATGATGCAAATGGTCCCACTGTGGAACAAATAAAGATTACCTTATATTATGAATACACGTATCACAGGTTGATTCCTTCCTTGACTACTCATTAGGTGAAATTGCGCAAAGTTGAGGTTAAGTTTTATGTTATCCACCTATTATTTAAGCAATTATCAAACCATGGTTATCAACCCTCACTTGACTACACACCCATTCCCAACGTTCTAATCGCTTGTGGAAACCTGTAAGAGCAAGGTTTTGCCTGGTTTGGAAACATGCGAGTGTTCAGAAAGAGTTTTGTTTGGGATGTCAAAAAATGATAGTAGGCTTGTGATATATGATCAATGTCAAAAATGGTGGTAGGTTTGTGATGTGTGATTTTTCTGTGGCACAATTTTGGTCTTAGGTTGTTGTACTCTATTAGTTTGCCACTAAATAGCACAAAGTTCCACTCCCACTttggttgtg
This DNA window, taken from Syngnathus acus chromosome 16, fSynAcu1.2, whole genome shotgun sequence, encodes the following:
- the cobl gene encoding protein cordon-bleu isoform X1, whose protein sequence is MTEPLEPSAGRRMKARAPPPPAPPRHIFANSLPDAGGTLGMESKENIMRQTVEFQLTLPQGYQTYVTEDGSKPLMDLLVDLCSRYHLNPALHTLDLLSPEGHSLGFKPNLLLGSLNVAGVLITEKVCEEKVVRRPAPKVPEKTVRLMVNYHGTQKAVVRVNPLEPLQALIPVICEKCEFDPSCIQLLKDSISHQKLPLDQSLTQLGIKELYIHDQSLVLQPKMASTPALNCSDTIYSSTNSLDRGSKKGLLGFLQLGRRKSKTDSTSLGMDDTNDKIIQNEEQRSALSTVQGVPNKVDQPSTVGSSHSVMNDFRTSPKCDTKKRRAPAPPPGSLTSTRNSLLEGCHMGSVSESQQRKRRAPAPPSSLDSITSYDASPSATPTPDSQASEKHSPGFRTKISESTTISSSSVKRTGKPQSPKIDVQPPSLPTLALSSTSPTPSSSTADSQVLQDSSSELSHSLDSDLDTDDSVSHYSSLTSSNASGSVHNKPFTKRPTTKIKQLDEVSSGMGKLESGPALSRISRTERESVLNLTPDEVEKNRDSTMGTTGYPAPPKPRRSPAWENPTLATPSLEPTESSASQRTMEEEEDASQSWLHSMNCIGANVQAPETLSLGNSSIDSSLPDQGYAASEGMVDGERSALVSSPCDIHHTSADRNLYLERSSVGKRERLPVRDISSDSDEGCTTWGSNNSCSQSNLQAKSRNINTFEEKYKWLHQMSLEADLSVIHDVPVVDMNVPVTAIDEILEDYKPLVEDKKATVLAGMKLTDRNDSESTSEWRNKNNNAYTAASTTKSSIQNANLDQHSIPLGNRSSGYTKEKKNEDLKDDTQRLSTVKPCNSPEHSKSTITHRSDIVTKSNTHRLHEDGVVLPRAIQRSLSTEKVDTNSVHQNNSSSNTLPRKVTCNPTSRFGMKTFTVVPPKPSVMQGGTQNASAKSTASAIKIDEQGNIMKSFDHHNRVVDAAESGITRSEECPLVEKAKAFWSCSERQERALPCSSGVTDKAKGSFENIKNTRNAVTPMNTDRREVLKTQHTIMNTAVSAAMNSANEPQAKMGKDVSVYERIKQPQPTLRSDVPAFLKPARRTSSQYVASAINKYAPRTSKKPNIASAPSQSSSSTQNVAFHSLGHSIQVNPRQSSKISLTDNKLNNTSLCHTFPARSMSFPGFVSESQREVREDKEGNHESINGSSRSLGPVSDRIKHFQSSAPTQISLTEHDTRDGKANRCGSPSPSISSYQQSTAKPKTKQAMPEPSRSMSENSVLPGSSRSMSDSGVLPGAPPGNVFGPVKKFKPVVCRSVEKETCLHSNLMEAIQAGGGKDKLRKISSSGAQSAKEASPDENERAALLSAIRAQSNTGRLSKTKSGASDELEKFRSASKEDQRPDTSCSPSPISLTCPSPVFATFPPQSTIAPSPRPVLLHQSKPTTMDPPSALAREAIMEAIRSGSAAERLKKVAVPTKTVQVNGRLRKVHATSPNHP
- the cobl gene encoding protein cordon-bleu isoform X4, coding for MTEPLEPSAGRRMKARAPPPPAPPRHIFANSLPDAGGTLGMESKENIMRQTVEFQLTLPQGYQTYVTEDGSKPLMDLLVDLCSRYHLNPALHTLDLLSPEGHSLGFKPNLLLGSLNVAGVLITEKVCEEKVVRRPAPKVPEKTVRLMVNYHGTQKAVVRVNPLEPLQALIPVICEKCEFDPSCIQLLKDSISHQKLPLDQSLTQLGIKELYIHDQSLVLQPKMASTPALNCSDTIYSSTNSLDRGSKKGLLGFLQLGRRKSKALSTVQGVPNKVDQPSTVGSSHSVMNDFRTSPKCDTKKRRAPAPPPGSLTSTRNSLLEGCHMGSVSESQQRKRRAPAPPSSLDSITSYDASPSATPTPDSQASEKHSPGFRTKISESTTISSSSVKRTGKPQSPKIDVQPPSLPTLALSSTSPTPSSSTADSQVLQDSSSELSHSLDSDLDTDDSVSHYSSLTSSNASGSVHNKPFTKRPTTKIKQLDEVSSGMGKLESGPALSRISRTERESVLNLTPDEVEKNRDSTMGTTGYPAPPKPRRSPAWENPTLATPSLEPTESSASQRTMEEEEDASQSWLHSMNCIGANVQAPETLSLGNSSIDSSLPDQGYAASEGMVDGERSALVSSPCDIHHTSADRNLYLERSSVGKRERLPVRDISSDSDEGCTTWGSNNSCSQSNLQAKSRNINTFEEKYKWLHQMSLEADLSVIHDVPVVDMNVPVTAIDEILEDYKPLVEDKKATVLAGMKLTDRNDSESTSEWRNKNNNAYTAASTTKSSIQNANLDQHSIPLGNRSSGYTKEKKNEDLKDDTQRLSTVKPCNSPEHSKSTITHRSDIVTKSNTHRLHEDGVVLPRAIQRSLSTEKVDTNSVHQNNSSSNTLPRKVTCNPTSRFGMKTFTVVPPKPSVMQGGTQNASAKSTASAIKIDEQGNIMKSFDHHNRVVDAAESGITRSEECPLVEKAKAFWSCSERQERALPCSSGVTDKAKGSFENIKNTRNAVTPMNTDRREVLKTQHTIMNTAVSAAMNSANEPQAKMGKDVSVYERIKQPQPTLRSDVPAFLKPARRTSSQYVASAINKYAPRTSKKPNIASAPSQSSSSTQNVAFHSLGHSIQVNPRQSSKISLTDNKLNNTSLCHTFPARSMSFPGFVSESQREVREDKEGNHESINGSSRSLGPVSDRIKHFQSSAPTQISLTEHDTRDGKANRCGSPSPSISSYQQSTAKPKTKQAMPEPSRSMSENSVLPGSSRSMSDSGVLPGAPPGNVFGPVKKFKPVVCRSVEKETCLHSNLMEAIQAGGGKDKLRKISSSGAQSAKEASPDENERAALLSAIRAQSNTGRLSKTKSGASDELEKFRSASKEDQRPDTSCSPSPISLTCPSPVFATFPPQSTIAPSPRPVLLHQSKPTTMDPPSALAREAIMEAIRSGSAAERLKKVAVPTKTVQVNGRLRKVHATSPNHP